In the Streptomyces sp. SJL17-4 genome, CGCCGCCCTGCTGCTCGGCGGCCAGGACCATCCCGCCCACGCCCTGGCCACCGCCTACTTCGCCGTCTCGCTCCCCGGCACCGCCGTCTTCTTCGCCATCACCGTCCTCGACGGGATCCTCAAGGGCGCGGGCGACACCCGCACCCCCATGCGGCTCGCCTTCCTCGCCAACGGGCTGATCCTGGTCCTCGACCCGCTGCTCATCCAGGCGTACGGGGTGCGGGGCGCCGCCCTCGCCACCGTCACCGGCCGGGTCGTCGCGCTCTCCGTCGGGCTGCTCGTCCTCCGTCGCCACCCGCTGCTCAGGGCCGCCCGCGCGGTGCGCCCCACCGAGCGAACCGCCGCCGCCCTGCGCCGTACGGCGGGGACCGGCCTCCCCATGGGCGTCGACTTCGCGGTCCGGATGGCGGGTGCGCTCGCACTCGTCTCCGTCGTGGCCCGGCTCGGCGTCACCGAGATGGCCGCCTACGGCATCGCCACCAAGGCCATGTACGTCGCGACGATGGCGTTCTACGCCGTCCGGCAGGCCGCCGCCATCCACAGCGCCCATCTGCTCGGGAGCGCGGAGGGGGCCGGGCCCGGAGCGGGGCCCGGGTCCGATCGGAGTCCCGGGTCCGGACAGGCGCCCGCTCAGGCGGTCGGGCTCGCGCGGCGGCTCGACGCCGGCCTCGGCGAGCGGCGCGCCGTCGGACGTCAGGCCCTGCTGCTCGGGGGCTCCCTCGGCGCGGGCTCCGCCGTGCTGCTGTTCCTCGGCGCGGGACCCGTCATGCGGATCTTCGGCGCCGAGCCCGAGGTGGCGGAGGCGGGCGCCCTCTTCCTGCGCTGCCTCGGCCCCCATCTGCTGTTCATGGGCGGGTTCATCGCGCTCGCCGGGGTCTTCGAGGGCACCGGCGGGAGCCCGTACCTCGCCCGGATCACGAGCGCCGGCGTCCTCGTCCAGCTGCCGCTGGCCCACGGCCTGTCGGGGCTCGGGCTGCCCGGCATCTGCCTGGCCATGGCCCTCGCGAC is a window encoding:
- a CDS encoding MATE family efflux transporter, coding for MSAHRRTLVRLARPVYLELLAGVAAGVINVIWVARLGGDAVAAVAVATNVENLLLGVVLVAGSGTTVLVARARGADDPAAVRAAVRGGAALCALLVPPVAVAGYLLREPLAALLLGGQDHPAHALATAYFAVSLPGTAVFFAITVLDGILKGAGDTRTPMRLAFLANGLILVLDPLLIQAYGVRGAALATVTGRVVALSVGLLVLRRHPLLRAARAVRPTERTAAALRRTAGTGLPMGVDFAVRMAGALALVSVVARLGVTEMAAYGIATKAMYVATMAFYAVRQAAAIHSAHLLGSAEGAGPGAGPGSDRSPGSGQAPAQAVGLARRLDAGLGERRAVGRQALLLGGSLGAGSAVLLFLGAGPVMRIFGAEPEVAEAGALFLRCLGPHLLFMGGFIALAGVFEGTGGSPYLARITSAGVLVQLPLAHGLSGLGLPGICLAMALATAAQCAALGLLYRRTLGAAQGQPGRAAASHADRPPVEADGRS